A region of the Nocardia asteroides genome:
CCGTAATGCGTGGCGACCAGCTTGCCCTCGGCCAGCGATACGACGGTGTCCATCTCGAAGGGGAACACCGCCGCCGTCCCGATCGCCAGTAGCGCCGCCGTCACCAGGAGCGCGGCCACGGCCGCGACCACGCCGAACCGCTGGGGTCCGGGCACGATCGCCAGCGGCAGGAACGACACCGCCAGCACGCTCATGCCGACGACGAGGCTGCGGCCGGAGCTCCAGCGGGAGCGCAACCACGCGGTGATACGCAACTGTCCGGCCACCGCGACCACACCCGAGATCACGAACACCGCTGAGGTCAGGGCCTGTGATCGCGCGCCTGCCACGTAGCCCGCTTGCAACGGCAGCGCGAGATAGACTTGGAACGACAGCACATACGAGCCGATCATCGCCACTGCGAAGGCCACGAACCGGCGATTGGAGACGACGGTGCGCCAATCCTCGAGCACCGAGGTCTTTTCCGCCGGGAGCGCGGCGCGCCGGGTGGGTAGCGCGAACAACTGCGCGACCGTCAGCACCGCGAACACGGCCGCCGCCGCACCCGCCGTTACGCGGAAATCCAACGTCATCAGCAGGAGTCCGGCCAGTGGCCCGGCCAGAATGCCCGCCTGATAGAAGATGTTGAACACCGCGAACGCTTCCACCCGTCGTTCGCCGGTGTCGGCCGCGAGATACGCGCGGACGGCGGGATTGAACAGCGCTCCGGCGAAACCCGTTGCCGCCGAGGCGATCAGCAAACCCGGCAGCGACGTGGCGAACGCCAGCAGGGCGAAACCACCGGTGCGCAACAGGCATCCGGCCACGATCAGCGGCTTGTAACCGAGCCGGTCGGCGAGCGTACCGCCGACGAGGAACATGCCCTGCTGGGAGAAGTTCCGCATACCCAGCACCAGCCCGACTGCCCACGCGGCCAAGCCCAGTGGGCCGGCCAGGTAGCCGGCCAGATACGGCATCAACATGTAGAAGCCGAAATTGATGCCGAACTGATTGACCATCAGCAGCCGAGCGGCGAGATCGAAGCTGCGGAACTGCGTGAATCCCGTCATCGCGACTGCTTCCGTCCGAAGGTGGCAGCTCTCGGGTCCAGGACGCGGGTGCAGCGTGTCCAGGACCGCACGACCCGCTCGGCCGGGTGTCTGACGGTCTCCGGTTCGATCGGCGGATCGGCGTCCAACAAGCCCAGATCCTCGCAGTAGGAGTCGTTGTAGATCGTGTCGAAATAGCGGTGCGGCCCGTCGGGGAAGACGGCCGCGATCCGCGCCTCGGGGTCGTGGCCGCGGGCGGCCCATCCCGCCACCAGAGCGACCGAACCCACGCTCCATCCGCCGCTGGCATGGTGGGTCGCGGCGAGCGTGCGGCACGCCCACACGGCTTCGGAGGGCGCGACCCAATGGACCTCGTCGAAGGCGGCGTAGTCGACGTTGCGTGGGTAGATGCTCGAGCCGAGGCCGCGCATCAGCCGCGTACCAGCCGGTTGCCCGAATATGGTGGATGCGATCGTATCGACGCCGATCAGCTTCAGATCGGGATTGAACCGGCGCAGGACCCGCGCCACCCCGGCCGAATGGCCGCCGGTGCCGACCGCGCATACCAGCACGTCGACTCCGCCGAGTTGTTCGATCAACTCGATGGCCAGCGATTCGTAGCCGTCGACATTGTCCGGGTTGCTGTACTGATCCGGGCACCACGCGCCGGGCTCGCCATCGAGCAACTCCGCGACACGGACGCGGCGCGCCTCTTGCCAGCCGCCGGTCGGGTGCGGCTGGTCGACCACGTCGACTCGCGCCCCGTAGGCCGTGAGCATCCGAGCGACAAGAGGCTCCAGACCGGAATCGGTGACCACGGTCACCGGATGGTGGTAGATCATCCCGGCCAGGGCCAACCCCATACCGAGGGTGCCGCTGGTGGACTCCACGATCCGCGCGCCGGGCGCCAGATCGCCGCGTTCCTTGGCCCGCCGCACCATATGCAGGGCGGGACGATCCTTCATCCCGCCCGGATTGAATCCCTCGAGCTTGGCCCAGAATCCTCGGCCGGCCGGTGCCAGCGGCGCGCCGACCCACAACACGGGAGTGTTACCGACTAGCGCTCGGGGATGCCGCGCCGCGTCCGGGGCGGGCACCAGCGCTGCGGGCACCCCGGCGCGCTCATCGAGCACATACTTGTCCATGACCTTCGCTTTCCGTATCGAAACCGCCCCGTAGGGCGCAGACGTGCATCGGGAACAGACACCGGCCGACGCGGGGACGACACCCGCCGACCTGGCGCTGACCGATCAGCGTCGGGCGATACAGAAGCGCGTCAGCAGTACTCTGCCGCTGACGACGGGAACGGCCGCGACGGGCGGACCGCGTACTCCGGCGGAACCCGCCCGGCCCACAATCGCGAGGACTACGACCGCGGCCAGCATCAATAGGAGCAACTGCGGCGGGGCGATACTGCCGCCCCCGGCCGGGAGCGCGGGTGTGATGGCGCAGTGGACTGCGTGCGGTACACCGTGACGGTGCGTCGCGTCGGTGCTGACGTCCGAGTGGTAGTCCAGCGCCGAAACCACGGCCGCCGGGATCGGAGTCACGGCCGCATGGACGTGCCGCGCGACCGTGGAGGAGTGGTCATCGGCATCCAGCAGCGTGCAGTGCAGCAACGGCGCCATGAGCAGCGCCGCGGCAAGCATCGCCAGCGTCAAGCCGCTGGGCCGCAACCATCCGATGAGTTTCACTGTGGAATCCACCCTAGCGACGAGATTTCGATGCGAAAGCTTGCGGGCGCCGGAAAGCATCCCGTTCGAGTGGGACGGTGAGGCGGGCGCGTGGCACTCGGCCGACCAGACATCTGCGGCAATGCGATCCTTCCGGGCAGCTGAATCGCTAGGTACGATACCACCCTAGGGTATTAGGGCGGAGTCACCGCGCCCCTGTCGCCTCGATCCGGACCGAGACCAGAGGACTTCACTGGCACGCCCGGCCGGAAGATCGTCAGCACGTTGACGCTGACAGTCACCCCTCGGCCCGGAATCTCGGCCCACCCCGGGCTGGGCTACTCACCGCCTCCGGCAGCCCCGGAGGCGGCGAGTCGGCATCACTCGACGGCGGTTGCCTCGAGTTCGACCATCTGGCCGGGGATCGCCAGTCGTGTGATCCCCAGCATCGTGGTAGTCGGTGCCACTTCGGAAGCCGCCAACCGCGACGCCAGCACGCCGTAGTGCTGGAAGAGCAGATCGACGTCGGTGGTGTAGACGTTGAGCCGGACGAGGTTCGCCAGGGACATGCCGGCCTTTCCGAGCACGGCCTCCACGTTGTCCAGGCTCAGCGTCAACTGCGCTGCCATGTCACCGGCATGCTGGGGTTTGCCGTCACCGCTCATCGCGGTCTGCCCGGAGCAGTACAGGGTCCGGGTGTGCCCGCAGACGAGCTCACCTTGGTTGAATCCCATCTGCACCGACCATGTCACCGGGTTGACTGCCGTTCGTTCCGCTACCACATCAGCTCCATTCGATTCGTTGAAGTACGTACGTCCATCGGCCCGATAGCCGCTGTCTGTGACGCCGTGGTGGTAAGCCTCGCAACGAATCACGACATCCTGTGTCGTGTATTCCGCTAAAGTTTTCGCATGCGCGCCGACCGTCTGGTCTCGCTGGTGCTGCTGCTGCGCCGGCACGGTCGGTTGTCCGCGACCACGCTGGCCCGCGAACTGGAGGTTTCCACCCGCACGGTGCTGCGCGACATCGAGGCGCTGTCCGCGGCAGGCGTGCCGGTCTACGCCGAGCGCGGCAGGCACGGCGGTTTCGCATTGTTACCCGGTTTCCAGACCGAGCTCACCGGACTGAATCACGACGAGGCGCTGGCCCTGCTGGTCGCCGGGTCACGGCGCGGCGCGCAGGCATTCGGCCTGGGCTCGGCGCTCGCTTCGGCCATGCGCAAGCTGGTCGACGCGCTACCGGAAAGCTATCGCGCCACCGCGACCGGCGCGGCCCAGCGATTGCTGATCGATCCGGAGACCGACCTCTTCTCGCGCCGGTTGGTCGCTGAGCAGGTGTCCGACGCCGTAGTGGCCGAGATCCGGCGCGCGGTCCTCGCCGGGCACAAGCTGCGCATCCACTACGCGGCTGTGGATCAGACTCCGGAGTGGCGCACGGTGGACCCGATCGGTCTGGTCACCGTTCGCGACCAGGGCTATTTGCTGGCAACAAGATCGGGGGCGGACCGCACCTATCGGCTGTCGCGGGTGTTGGCCGCCGAGGAACTGCCCGATCCCGCACAGCGACCGGACCGGGTGGATCTGGACCGGGCCTGGCGGGAACGCAGCACGCGTTTCCGGACCGGCGGCGACCAAGCCACCGTGCTGGTCCGGGTGCACCCGGCGGGACGGGAAGAGCTGGTGAGCACCGCGCTGGCCGTCCGCGCCGAAGACGCCGACGCGGACGGCTGGTTGCGGCTGGAGGTGACCTTCCAAGATCCCAGACACGCCGAGTGGGCGCTGTGGCAGCTCGCCACGGACGCGGAAGCCCTTGCCCCGCAGTGGTTACGCGCCTGCCTGCGCGACCGCGCCGTCGCGATCGCCACCCGCTACGGAGTGTCGGTCTGACAGTTGCCGCCTGCTGCGGCCAGCTGCCCAAGCCGACAAGGGCTGGCCGGGCTCGCCGCAGTCCGGCCTCTCCCAGCGGCACCTACCCACCGTGGGCAGAGGTGCCCAGCTGTTCCGCAGACGCTCACCGGTTTGGAAGCTCCTCCAGGAGGCATTACCCCTGCGAACAAGCTCGACAAGGAGGTTCAGATGTCGGCTGCAGTATGGGCAATCATCGTCGTCATCGCCATTGTCGTCGTCGCGGCCCTTGTCGCGTTCGTGGTGTGGCCTGCGCTGCGCAGACAGCGATTACGCCGCAAGTTCGGCCTCGAGTACGACCGGACGGTCCGGGAACACGAGGACCGCAAGGCCGCCGAGCGCGAACTCGCCGAACGCGAACGCAGGCACGCACAACTGCGGTTACGCGAACTATCCGACGACGAGAAGCGGGTCTACACCACCCGCTGGGTAGAGGTGCAGGAGCGATTCATCGACGACCCCGCCGGGGCGCTGACGGAAGCCGACCGCCTCGTCATCACGATCATGGCCGAGCGCGGCTATCCCACGGAGAACTACGAGCAGCAGATCGCCGATCTTTCCGTAGAGCACGCCGCGCCGCTGGGCCACTATCGCGCCGCGCACGAAATCGCGACGCGACCCACGGGCACCGCGGTGTCCACCGAAGACCGGCGCACGGCCATCGTGCACTACCGGGAACTGTTCGAAGACCTGCTCGGCGTGGCCGGCAAGGAGAGCAAGGGCGTGAAATCATGAGCACCGAGTCCGAGCGGCGATTCCCCGGCGACGGCACGCGAAACGAGTCGGCGACCACGGCGGGCACCGGCGCCGACTACGACAGGTACGGCGCGGGAACTCCCGAGACGGGCCGTCGCCCCGAGACCGACGCCGAGCGGGTCGGTGAACCAGGAGCGGTATCGCACGGCGGCGAGCGGAGTGCGGACCCCGACGTGGTCGGTTCCGGAGGCGAGCGGCGTGCAGGCGATGAGGTCGAGGCAGACCGCCCCGCTCACGCAGCCGATCGATCGGACGCAGTGCACGCGAACGCTCGGGCAGGGGAGTCCGCAACCGACACCCAGCGCGGGGAACCCATCGACGGCACGGGGGTAGGCAACGCCGTGCCATCCGAGTCCCGGGACTCGGTGCCGGGAGCCGGCGTCGGGCCGAGCGCCGCTCCCGTGGCAGGCGATCAGCCCGCTCCGCTGTTCGCCGAAGCCGATTTCGATCGCCTGCGCACTCAGTGGCGGGAGGTCCAAGTCACCTTCGTCGACGATCCCGGGGCTGCCGTCGCACGCGCCGACGACTTGGTCAACGACGCCATCGAGCAGATGATCGCCACCTACCAGCAGCGCAAGCGCGAACTGGACGAGCGGCGCGGCGACACGGCGGACACCGAGAACCTCCGGCAGGTGCTGCGCGGCTACCGGGCGTTCTTCGATCAGTTGCTCTCGACCGGCGCCTAGCCGGAGCGAACCCATGAGTGTCTTCGGATTGGTCACCGGCACGGTCGACCAAGCGACGGATTGGGTCGCCCAGCAGGTGAAGGCGCGGATCCCGTCCGCCGATCCCGCCGACCGCGACCCGGAATTCATCGGCGACACCATGGGTTTGGCCTGGCTGTTCGCGCGCCTCTACTTCCGGGCGGAGGTGCGCGGCCTGGAGCGGATACCCGAGGAAGGGCCGATGTTGCTGGTGGCGAACCACTCCGGCGGCAACGTGTCGCCGGAGGTCATGGTGACCACCCTGGCGTTCGTCCGCCGTTTCGGCCCGCAGCGGCCCTTCTTCCAGCTTGCCCACGACATGGTGATGGCCTACCCGGTGATCGGCTCGTTGCTGCGCCGCTTCGGTACGGTGAACGCCGACGCGGCCAACGCCGCGCGAGCACTGCGCGACGGCGCGGCGGTGCTGGTCTATCCCGGCGGCGACTGGGAGGTGCACCGCCCGACCTGGGAGGAGGACCGGATCGACTTCGCCGGTCGTACCGGTTTTCTCCGCCTGGCCTGGGACGAGCGGGTCCCGATCGTGCCGGTGGTGAATATCGGTGCGCAGCAGAGTCAGCTGGTACTCACCCGTGGGGACCGGATCGCACGCCTGCTTCGGCTGGACCGGATGCTGCGGCTGAAGGTCTTCCCGATCTCGCTCGCACTCCCATGGGGGCTCGACGTAGGAGATCTCGCCGGTCATCTGCCGTTGCCCAGCAAGATCACCGTCGAGTTCCTGGACCCGATCGACCTGCGGGCGGCCTTGGGTCCGGAACTCCATCTGGAGCAGGCCTACCAGTTCGTCACCGGAACCATGCAACGGGCGCTGACCAAGCTCGATGACGAGCGGACCCTGCCGATCGTCGGCTGACCGCCGTTTGCGCCCGAAGCCGGCCCCTTTTATGGTACCGTTCGTAACATATATTCGTTCGTGTGATGGAGGTCTCCCGTGCGCGAAATCGCGCATGAAAGGTTCGGATCGCTGGCCGCCCCGGGCACCGAGGGCGGCGGAGCGGCGCTGGACCAAGTAGCGGCCATGACCGGCGCCGCGGGGCTCGTCGCCGTCGTTCTGCTGTGGATCGGGTATCTGCACCGCACCCGGCGCATCACTTGGCTCCAGCGGATCGCCGACCGTCTCGGCCGATTGTTCAACCGCCCCGGCTGGGTCGCTCTTCCGCTCGCGCTGTTCCTCGCGACGATCCTGACCGCGCTGTTGGGATTCATCTGGGACGTCAGCCTGCACGTGGGCAACGGCCGGGATGACGGGCCGCTGGCGAACCCGGCCCACTACTTCATCCTCGCGGGATTGTTCTTCCTGTTCGCCGCCGGGATGTCGGCGATCGTGCTTCCGTTGGACGAAAAGCCCGGGCCCGCGGCAGTGCGGATCACCCGCACGTGGTACGCGCCCGTCGGCGGCATCCTCATCGCAAACGCCGGCCTGTACGCCTTGATCGGATTCCCCCTCGACGACCTTTGGCATCGGCTGTTCGGCCAGGATGTCACCCTGTGGGGGCCGACGCATCTGATGCTCATCGGTGGCGCGGGCTTATCGCTGGTAGGTGTGCTGCTGCTGGAGTTCGAGGGCAGGCACAGCCGGCCCGAGCCCGACCGTCCGGACGGGCGGCGGATGTGGCTGCTGCGGGCCTTCGCCTTCGGCGGCCTGCTCATCGGGCTCTCGGTCTTCCAGGTGGAGTTCGACTTCGGCGTGCAGCAGTTCCGGCTCGTCCTGCAGCCGATGCTCATCGTCGCGGCTGCCTCCATTTCCCTCGTCGCTGCCCGTGCGAGCCTCGGGCCGTTGAGCACCCTGGTCGTTGTGGGCTTCGCCGCATCGGT
Encoded here:
- a CDS encoding 1-acyl-sn-glycerol-3-phosphate acyltransferase — translated: MSVFGLVTGTVDQATDWVAQQVKARIPSADPADRDPEFIGDTMGLAWLFARLYFRAEVRGLERIPEEGPMLLVANHSGGNVSPEVMVTTLAFVRRFGPQRPFFQLAHDMVMAYPVIGSLLRRFGTVNADAANAARALRDGAAVLVYPGGDWEVHRPTWEEDRIDFAGRTGFLRLAWDERVPIVPVVNIGAQQSQLVLTRGDRIARLLRLDRMLRLKVFPISLALPWGLDVGDLAGHLPLPSKITVEFLDPIDLRAALGPELHLEQAYQFVTGTMQRALTKLDDERTLPIVG
- a CDS encoding RidA family protein; amino-acid sequence: MGFNQGELVCGHTRTLYCSGQTAMSGDGKPQHAGDMAAQLTLSLDNVEAVLGKAGMSLANLVRLNVYTTDVDLLFQHYGVLASRLAASEVAPTTTMLGITRLAIPGQMVELEATAVE
- a CDS encoding PLP-dependent cysteine synthase family protein, producing MDKYVLDERAGVPAALVPAPDAARHPRALVGNTPVLWVGAPLAPAGRGFWAKLEGFNPGGMKDRPALHMVRRAKERGDLAPGARIVESTSGTLGMGLALAGMIYHHPVTVVTDSGLEPLVARMLTAYGARVDVVDQPHPTGGWQEARRVRVAELLDGEPGAWCPDQYSNPDNVDGYESLAIELIEQLGGVDVLVCAVGTGGHSAGVARVLRRFNPDLKLIGVDTIASTIFGQPAGTRLMRGLGSSIYPRNVDYAAFDEVHWVAPSEAVWACRTLAATHHASGGWSVGSVALVAGWAARGHDPEARIAAVFPDGPHRYFDTIYNDSYCEDLGLLDADPPIEPETVRHPAERVVRSWTRCTRVLDPRAATFGRKQSR
- a CDS encoding WYL domain-containing protein, whose translation is MRADRLVSLVLLLRRHGRLSATTLARELEVSTRTVLRDIEALSAAGVPVYAERGRHGGFALLPGFQTELTGLNHDEALALLVAGSRRGAQAFGLGSALASAMRKLVDALPESYRATATGAAQRLLIDPETDLFSRRLVAEQVSDAVVAEIRRAVLAGHKLRIHYAAVDQTPEWRTVDPIGLVTVRDQGYLLATRSGADRTYRLSRVLAAEELPDPAQRPDRVDLDRAWRERSTRFRTGGDQATVLVRVHPAGREELVSTALAVRAEDADADGWLRLEVTFQDPRHAEWALWQLATDAEALAPQWLRACLRDRAVAIATRYGVSV
- a CDS encoding MFS transporter → MTGFTQFRSFDLAARLLMVNQFGINFGFYMLMPYLAGYLAGPLGLAAWAVGLVLGMRNFSQQGMFLVGGTLADRLGYKPLIVAGCLLRTGGFALLAFATSLPGLLIASAATGFAGALFNPAVRAYLAADTGERRVEAFAVFNIFYQAGILAGPLAGLLLMTLDFRVTAGAAAAVFAVLTVAQLFALPTRRAALPAEKTSVLEDWRTVVSNRRFVAFAVAMIGSYVLSFQVYLALPLQAGYVAGARSQALTSAVFVISGVVAVAGQLRITAWLRSRWSSGRSLVVGMSVLAVSFLPLAIVPGPQRFGVVAAVAALLVTAALLAIGTAAVFPFEMDTVVSLAEGKLVATHYGFYNTVVGVGILGGNLATGAVVGAAHAAGVEWAVWVGLGAVGAVGALALHRLDRSDRAKRAVAGGAHGDSTRGRHVLEVEDPVEVMNSRR